The following DNA comes from Kitasatospora sp. NBC_01287.
GGCAACGACTTCGTCAACGACGAGTTCCGGGCCGTGCGCACCGCCGCCGGTGGCCTGGCGGTCGCCGGCCGCAAGGCGGCGGTCAACAACGCCGAGACCGCCGACCTGCTGATCGCCTTCGCCCGCAGCGCGGCCGACCCGGTGGGGCCTGCCGGTGCCGCCGGTGCTGGTGCTGGTGCTGGTGCTGGTGCGGACGCGGGCGCGGGCGCGGACGCAGGCACGCGGGACGGGCACGGTGGGCACGGCGGCGATGGTGATGGCGGCGATGGCGACGGCGAGGTGAGCGGTACCCACTCGCTGCTGCTGGTGCCGATGGCCGAGCTGGCCCCCGACCGGGTGCGCCGACTGGGCCGCCACCGCACCGACGCGGTGCGCGGACTGCGCATCTGCGGGCTGGAGTTCGCCGACGCCCCGCTGCCCGAGGGATCGCTGCTGGGGGAGTGGGGGCGCGGCGTCGAGCTGGGCCTGCGCGCCTTCCCGGTGATCCACGCGACCGTTCCGGCCATGTGCGTGGGCCTGGCCGACACCGCGCTGCGCACCGCCACCCGCTTCGCGGTCGACCAGCGGGCCTTCAGCCGCCCGGTCACCGAGGTGCCGATGGCCCGCAACGCGCTCGCCGGCACCTTCGTCGACCTGCTGATCTGCGACAGCCTCACGCTGACCGCGACCCGGGCGCTGCACCTGATCCCCGAGCAGTCCAACGTGCTCTCGGCGGTGGGCAAGTACCTGGTCCCCAAGCTGGCGGGCGAGGCGCTCTACCACCTCTCGGTCGTGATGGGCGACGCCTTCCACGCCCGCAGCGGCGACCACGCGATCTTCCAGAAGCACGTCCGCGACCTGGCGATGATCACCTTCGGGCACGTCAGCACCGCGATGTGCCAGGCCACCATCGCGCCCTGCCTGCCGGGCATCGCGGCCGCGCCGTGGAGCGCCGACCGCGCCGCGCCCGGCACCCTGTTCACCCCCTTCGGGCCGGTGCCGCCGATCGACTCCGACCGGCTGGCCAGTTTCGGCGGCCAGGACGGCCTGGCCGCCTACGCCGCCGGGGCCGCCCGCGGCATCGCCCGCAGCGCGCCCGCCGAGCTGGCCGACCTGCTGCGCGAGCAGACCGGCCTGCTGATCGCCGAGTTGGCCGAGATCCGCCAGTCAGCGCTCGAACTGCCCGAGGACGACCGCGAGTTCGCCTCCTCGGTGCGTTCCTTCCCGCTCACCGACCGGTACGCGCTGGCGATCGCGGCGATCTGCTGCCTCGGCGTCCACCTGAACGCCGACCCGGAGCACGAGGCGTTCAGCGCCCGCCCGCAGTGGCTGGTGCTGGCCCTGGACCGGCTGCTGCGCCGGCTCGGCCGCCGCACCCCGGCCCTGCCGCCCGCCATCGAGGTGGACCTGTGCGCCGAGGTGCTGCGGCGCAGCGCCGAGAACCGCTCGCTGGACCTCTACGATCTGCCGCTCGCATGAGCGCCGCCGCCGGCAGCGCACTGCCGCTGGGGCCGCTGCGGCCGCGCGCCGTGGCCGGGCCCGACGGGCCGTGGGACGAGCTGGAACGGGACATGGCGGTGCACGGCGTGGGCCTGGCCTACGGCTCGATCACCGCGTGGCTGGCCGCGCTGCCCGAGGAGGCGGAGCTGCGCACCCTGCTCGGCCTGGAGTGGGAGAAGTACCAGACCCGGCGCGGCCGCCGCTCGGCCGGCGGCTTCCTGGCCACCCGCGCGCTGCTCAAGCACCTGGCCGCCCGCGCGGTCGGCGTGCCGCCGCGCGACCTGGAGTTCGGCTACGCGCTCACCGGCCGGCTCTACGTGCGCGGCTGCGACCAGGTGGACCTCAACCTCAGCCACACCGGCGACCTGATGCTGGTGGGCCTGAGCACGCTGGGCCTGATCGGCGTGGACGTCGAGCTGATCGACCGCCGGCTCTACGGCAGCGGCGGCGAGGCGCAGATGTGCACCCCGGACGAGACCAGGCTGCTCGCGGCCACGCCCGAGGCCGGCCGCAACGAGCGCCTGGTGCGTCAATGGACGCTCAAGGAGGCTTATACCAAGGCACTTGGGCAGGGGATGTACTTTCCTTTCACGGAGTTCGGGTTCCAGGTGGACGAGGAGCCGCCCCGGCTGCGGCGTGCCGACGGCACGCCGGCCGACCGGGACGCCTGGTCCTTCCGCTCGCTGCGGGTGGGCGAGCGCCACCTGGCCGGGCTGGCCCTGCACGACGCGGGCCGCGGCCGGATCAGCGACACCCGCGCGGCCACCACGCTGGACACCCGGATGCTCGGCGCGATCCAGCGGGCGCTGCGGGTGGCGGGCAGCGCGCACTGACGCGCCGCCGCGCGGACCGCCGCGCCGCCCCGACCAGCTGACAGGCGTGAGAGGAGAGCCCGCATGGACCTTCGGATCGGCGTACTCGGCCCGCTGACCGTGACGGTGAACGGCACCTCGGTGGTGCCGACCGCGGCCAAGCCCCGGAACGTGTTGGCCCTGCTCGCGGTGCGGGCCGGTCAGGTGGTCCCGGTCCCGGTGATCCTGGAGGAGCTCTGGGACGGCCACCCGCCGACCAGCGCGCTCACCACCCTGCAGACCTACATCCTGCAACTGCGCAGGCTGCTGGAGACGGCGCTGGCCGGCGTCGCCGATCCGGACGGCGGCGCCAAGAGCCTGCTGCGCACCGCGTTCGGCGGCTACCAGCTGGCCGCGCCGCCGGAGGCCTGCGACGTGGCCGAGTTCGACCGGCTCGGGCAGATGGGCCTGCGGGCGCTGGAACTGGGCGACCCCGCCACCGCCCAGCGGCTGCTGCGCGAGGCCGACCGGGTCTGGCGCGGCGCCGCGCTGCTCGACGTGGAGTTCGGCCCCCGGCTGCAGGCCGAGGCGCGCTACCTGGAGGACCGCAGGATCACCCTGGTCGAACGCCGCACCGAAGCCGGCCTCGCCATCGGTAGACACAGCGAACTGCTGGGCGAGCTCGCCGCGTTGACCACCGAGTACCGCCTGAACGAGCGCTTCTGCGAGCAGTACATGAGGGTGCTCCACCGCTGCGGCCGTAGCGTGGACGCCCTCGGCGCCTTCCGCCGCATCCGTCGCGACCTGACCACCGAGCTGGGCACCGAGCCCGGCCCGCGCCTGCAGCACCTGGAGCGCGCCATCCTCGGCTCGGCGCCGGAGCGCGAGTTGGACTTCGGCCGGGCGCAGCTGGTGCCCTAGTGCCGGGTCAGGCAACCTTCGCCGCCTAGCGGGCGCGGTTCCGGTTGAACCCGGTGCGGGCCCAGAGGTAGCCGCCGAGGGCGATGACGATGCACCAGGCGATCGCGAGGATGCCGTTCTGGCCGATCGGGGTGCCGGTCAGCAGGCCGCGGATCGTTTCGATGACGGGGGTGAAGGGCTGGTACTCGGCGAACTGGCGGACGCCGGGCGGCATCGAGCCGGCGGGGGCGAAGGCGCTGCCGATGAACGGGAGGAAGATGATCGGCAGCGGGCTGTTGCTGGCCGCTTCGGGCGTTCCCGAGACCAGCCCGATCGCCACGGCGAGCCAGGTCAGGGCGAAGGCCAGCAGCAGGAGCAGCGCGGCCGCGGCGGCCCAGGCGGCGGGATGGGCGGTGGGCCGGAAGCCCAGGAGCAGGGCGGCCGCGATCACCGACGCCGTGCTCACCACGGTGGTGATCAGGCTGTTGATCACGTGTGCGGTCAGGATGGAGCCTCGGGCGATCGGCATGGTGCGGAACCGGTCGACGATGCCCTCGGTCATGTCCGCACAGACCGCCACCGCCGTGGCCATGCTGCCCGATGCCACCGCCGTGATGATGATGCCGGGCGCGATGTAGTCGATGTACCCACCCCCGTGGTGCCCGCCCGCCGCGGCGATCCCGGCGCCCAGCGTCTTGCCGAGGACTCCGACGAAGAGCAACAGCATGATCACCGGACCGAAGACGGACCCGGTCGTCATGGCGGGATAGCGCACTGTGTGACGCAGGTTGCGCCGCAGCATCGTGGCCGTGTCGGTCAGGGCGTAGGTCCTGGTGCTCATGCGGAGATCTCCTTGTCGGTGGCGGGGTTGCTGCGGTTGCCGGTCAGGGCGAGGAAGACGTCGTCCAGGTCCGGGGTGTGCACGGAGAGCTCCTCGACGCTGACGGCCTCGGCCTTGAGCCGGTCGAGGAGGGACTGCAGGGACGCGACCCCGCCGTCGCTCGGGATCTGCAGGGTCAGCGCGTCGTCGTCGCGTGAGGTCACTTCCAGGATCCGGGCAGCCGCCTCCAGGTGCGGCGCGTCGGCGAACCGCAGCCGGATGTGGCCGCCGGGGATCAGGCGCTTGAGTTCGGCCGCGGTCCCTTCGGCCACCAGCTCGCCCTGGTCCAGCACGGCGATCCGGTCGGCGAGCTGGTCGGCCTCCTCCAGGTACTGCGTGGTCAGGAAGATCGTGACCCCGCCGGCGACCAGACCGCGGATGATCTCCCACAGGTCGCGGCGGCTGCGCGGATCCAGGCCCGTGGTCGGCTCGTCGAGAAAGATCAGGCGCGGGTCGGCGATCAGGGTCATCGCCAGGTCGAGCCGGCGACGCATGCCGCCGGAGTAGGTCGAGATGGGCTTCTTCGCGGCCTCGACCAGGTCGAACCGCTCCAGCAGGGCGTCGGCGCGGCGCCGGCCCTCGGATCGTCCCAGGTGGTGCAGGTCCGCCATCAGGATCAGGTTCTCCCGGCCGGTCAGCAGGCCGTCGACGGCCGAGAACTGGCCGGTGACCCCGATCGAGGCCCGCACGCCGCCGGGATCGCGGGCCAGATCGTGGCCGACCACCTGCGCCTGGCCGCCGTCGGCCTCGATCAGCGTCGAGAGGATCTGCACCGTGGTGGTCTTGCCGGCCCCGTTCGGACCGAGCAGGGCGAAGACCGTGCCCGCGGTGACGGTCAGATCGATGCCGTTCAGAACGAGCTGGTCGCCGTAGGACTTGCGCAGGCCGGTCGCGGTGATCGCGGTGGGCCGGGCGAAGGCGGCTTCGGTAGCCTGTCGATACGTTGTCGTCGTGTTCATGGGTAGAGCGTTCGACCCTGACGCAGGGTCAAGGTCAAGCGGTCTGTTCCACAGGTTTGCGGGGGATCACTGTTGTTGACGATCGGCCAGGTCGCGGCCTATCTGGGCGTGACGGTGCGGGCCATCCGCCACTACCACCAGAGGGGGCTGCTGCCCGAGCCGGCGCGCGATGTCTCGGGGTACCGGCGCTACGGAGCCGACGCGATCGTCACGCTGGTGCGGATCAGGACCCTGTCGGACGCGGGTGTCCCACTGGCGCGGATCGAGGAGCTGATGGGAGCCTCGCCCGCACAGTTCTCGTCCTCGGTCGCGGCGATCGACGACGATCTGAAGGAGCAGATCAG
Coding sequences within:
- a CDS encoding AfsR/SARP family transcriptional regulator; the protein is MDLRIGVLGPLTVTVNGTSVVPTAAKPRNVLALLAVRAGQVVPVPVILEELWDGHPPTSALTTLQTYILQLRRLLETALAGVADPDGGAKSLLRTAFGGYQLAAPPEACDVAEFDRLGQMGLRALELGDPATAQRLLREADRVWRGAALLDVEFGPRLQAEARYLEDRRITLVERRTEAGLAIGRHSELLGELAALTTEYRLNERFCEQYMRVLHRCGRSVDALGAFRRIRRDLTTELGTEPGPRLQHLERAILGSAPERELDFGRAQLVP
- a CDS encoding ATP-binding cassette domain-containing protein, giving the protein MNTTTTYRQATEAAFARPTAITATGLRKSYGDQLVLNGIDLTVTAGTVFALLGPNGAGKTTTVQILSTLIEADGGQAQVVGHDLARDPGGVRASIGVTGQFSAVDGLLTGRENLILMADLHHLGRSEGRRRADALLERFDLVEAAKKPISTYSGGMRRRLDLAMTLIADPRLIFLDEPTTGLDPRSRRDLWEIIRGLVAGGVTIFLTTQYLEEADQLADRIAVLDQGELVAEGTAAELKRLIPGGHIRLRFADAPHLEAAARILEVTSRDDDALTLQIPSDGGVASLQSLLDRLKAEAVSVEELSVHTPDLDDVFLALTGNRSNPATDKEISA
- a CDS encoding 4'-phosphopantetheinyl transferase superfamily protein encodes the protein MSAAAGSALPLGPLRPRAVAGPDGPWDELERDMAVHGVGLAYGSITAWLAALPEEAELRTLLGLEWEKYQTRRGRRSAGGFLATRALLKHLAARAVGVPPRDLEFGYALTGRLYVRGCDQVDLNLSHTGDLMLVGLSTLGLIGVDVELIDRRLYGSGGEAQMCTPDETRLLAATPEAGRNERLVRQWTLKEAYTKALGQGMYFPFTEFGFQVDEEPPRLRRADGTPADRDAWSFRSLRVGERHLAGLALHDAGRGRISDTRAATTLDTRMLGAIQRALRVAGSAH
- a CDS encoding ABC transporter permease encodes the protein MSTRTYALTDTATMLRRNLRHTVRYPAMTTGSVFGPVIMLLLFVGVLGKTLGAGIAAAGGHHGGGYIDYIAPGIIITAVASGSMATAVAVCADMTEGIVDRFRTMPIARGSILTAHVINSLITTVVSTASVIAAALLLGFRPTAHPAAWAAAAALLLLLAFALTWLAVAIGLVSGTPEAASNSPLPIIFLPFIGSAFAPAGSMPPGVRQFAEYQPFTPVIETIRGLLTGTPIGQNGILAIAWCIVIALGGYLWARTGFNRNRAR
- a CDS encoding acyl-CoA dehydrogenase family protein, which codes for MTDLLGRADTATEGARAARAARRTELRARLAEIEAGFGDPWDRNNPVGFSALLAADDEGELCVEGVKRYGLLGLNAEFVPAELGGRLVGLDGLGLLMRPMFRRDVTLAMGTALTSFMGSMVVWLNGDADQRRRTAETLLDGGLATVAFQQLAHGNDFVNDEFRAVRTAAGGLAVAGRKAAVNNAETADLLIAFARSAADPVGPAGAAGAGAGAGAGADAGAGADAGTRDGHGGHGGDGDGGDGDGEVSGTHSLLLVPMAELAPDRVRRLGRHRTDAVRGLRICGLEFADAPLPEGSLLGEWGRGVELGLRAFPVIHATVPAMCVGLADTALRTATRFAVDQRAFSRPVTEVPMARNALAGTFVDLLICDSLTLTATRALHLIPEQSNVLSAVGKYLVPKLAGEALYHLSVVMGDAFHARSGDHAIFQKHVRDLAMITFGHVSTAMCQATIAPCLPGIAAAPWSADRAAPGTLFTPFGPVPPIDSDRLASFGGQDGLAAYAAGAARGIARSAPAELADLLREQTGLLIAELAEIRQSALELPEDDREFASSVRSFPLTDRYALAIAAICCLGVHLNADPEHEAFSARPQWLVLALDRLLRRLGRRTPALPPAIEVDLCAEVLRRSAENRSLDLYDLPLA